Proteins from a genomic interval of Diprion similis isolate iyDipSimi1 chromosome 10, iyDipSimi1.1, whole genome shotgun sequence:
- the LOC124411494 gene encoding uncharacterized protein LOC124411494 yields the protein MSRSLMKFHPIFGFLGLLASVLVCPGVHPLESIVPERGLTPRNFNPHPYVSAAMGTTILSNFDHPYAAVASKRSRHVQNRSKTRDSDRVASITSLANFARDFLGLINGEKRQPVTSNDPYNGAFEFPLEINERHVAENVGGYGIIGSAVQGNQKGGEIGVEKLAIGYYRDEDGDGTRRKLPTVKDAGLFLQGKLLFEEKLNFASVQQSSFNVESAALRDTNDNLSQGLYVTSDEEDHFQPGAPQVPSDTSDVSDLRLVSLTRYDVVSPTCCSGSHQVSLTGYLGHRGWSDDQLQPLYGINTHARPDYFLTTDPDYRHHSHRSDENQRFLPADPSPRYSSYFSFHTPSRVNN from the exons ATGTCCAGGTCTTTGATGAAGTTTCATCCCATTTTT GGTTTTCTGGGTCTGTTAGCATCGGTACTGGTTTGTCCCGGCGTTCATCCCCTGGAATCAATCGTTCCGGAACGCGGCCTGACGCCGAGGAATTTTAACCCGCACCCCTACGTGTCGGCAGCGATGGGAACGACCATTCTCTCTAATTTCGATCACCCTTACGCGGCTGTCGCGTCAAAGCGTTCGAGACACGTTCAAAACCGTTCGAAAACTCGGGACAGCGACCGTGTCGCTTCGATTACCAGCCTCGCCAATTTCGCTCGTGATTTCCTCGGGCTTATCAACGGGGAAAAACGGCAACCG GTTACTTCAAACGATCCGTACAATGGCGCCTTCGAGTTTCCGTTGGAGATAAACGAGCGGCACGTGGCCGAAAATGTGGGTGGATACGGAATCATCGGGAGTGCCGTACAGGGTAATCAGAAGGGAGGCGAAATTGGTGTGGAGAAACTCGCCATTGGATATTACAGAGATGAAGACGGAGATGGAACGAGGAGGAAACTGCCAACTGTCAAGGATGCCGGGCTATTCCTGCAGGGGAAGCTGCTTTTCGAGGAGAAGCTTAATTTCGCAAGCGTTCAACAATCTTCCTTCAACGTAGAATCCGCGGCCCTTCGGGATACAAACGACAACCTTAGCCAAGG ATTGTACGTGACAAGTGACGAAGAGGATCACTTCCAGCCGGGTGCACCGCAGGTTCCGTCCGATACGTCCGACGTCTCCGATTTAAGGCTCGTTTCATTGACGAGGTACGACGTCGTCAGCCCGACGTGCTGCAGCGGCAGCCACCAAGTTTCTCTGACGGGTTACCTCGGCCACCGAGGCTGGTCGGATGATCAGCTCCAGCCTCTGTATGGAATCAACACTCATGCTCGGCCGGATTATTTCCTTACCACGGATCCAGATTATCGGCATCATTCACATCGCTCCGACGAAAACCAACGTTTTCTTCCCGCTGATCCCAGCCCGCGTTATTcctcgtatttttcttttcatactCCATCACGAGTTAATAATTGA